Proteins encoded in a region of the Trypanosoma brucei brucei TREU927 chromosome 5, complete sequence genome:
- a CDS encoding trans-sialidase, putative (similar over 348aa to Sialidase (EC 3.2.1.18) (Neuraminidase) (NA) (Major surface antigen). (Swiss-Prot:P23253) [Trypanosoma cruzi]): MKRLPVRPCCVTGEGSFSALTFSFSLYALLVLFALLYCCDLVSSKIYERTTREVFLEGGRWVRKSEWEKGSWKTSPEWNAGYEWWAWCMDSVAKEAKGEVCRKEWLSQRKKGYTLVPRTKVPFREKNGTQWMRNVHSFRVPSFVEISGVLVGIADVRYISSADFTFTETVAKYSADGGDTWKTKVIIENSRVNTNFSRVVDPTVAVKGNNIFVLVGRYNTSSKYWTWQHYGEDWDILMYKGTVIKEEKDGNVTASITFEAPQNLKFLLATVPSPGGHPPSQFLGGVGNTAVTPDGAIVFSVQVKNTWNQVVGKLLYSTDDGKTWHFSAGETPVGSTESSAVWWKDKLLVNARTDEHIGCRRVFETSDLGNTLKESIRTLSRVIGNSPLRNQPGSSGSAISITVEGMDVMLISQPKNTKGRFSRDRLQLWLTDGTRVFMIGQISQGDDNSPYSSLLYTSDGKLYCLYEQNIEEVFTIYLARLVDEMKMIKWVVLLWKAQDTLLVGDCLSSAGGTGPCRGIPVGGLAGLLSGPAVGHVWPDVYKCVYASVSGAVANKDGVVLGGTGKDRVVWPVGEQGQDQRYYFANTHFTIVATVQFGVVPQRDTPLIGFVNGEKNANKTLMLSIKNKKWFLTYGRIRSEGSPVPSNLEGSHQIALTLQDGLVTAYVDGKLAVAAINVRKFGRVGFLNIRRFFVGTPVSIRTSSHTTVTVHNALLYNRRLSEGELQLVFTNREVIRAANPTTPPPTPFESSAGGDEQSHDRAGSTFGVPFLSGGSMYCEGDALERVYILFIITLCALALFMLVLVFQKQWDGDSTII, encoded by the coding sequence ATGAAGCGCCTGCCTGTACGCCCCTGTTGCGTCACCGGGGAGGGTTCGTTTTCTGCACTAACATTTTCGTTTTCATTGTATGCATTACTTGtgctttttgctttgttgtaCTGCTGTGACCTGGTGTCCTCCAAGATCTATGAGAGGACGACGCGTGAGGTGTTTCTGGAAGGTGGCCGGTGGGTGAGGAAGAGTGAATGGGAAAAGGGCAGTTGGAAAACCTCCCCCGAGTGGAACGCCGGCTATGAATGGTGGGCGTGGTGCATGGACTCGGTTGCTAAAGAAGCTAAGGGAGAAGTTTGCCGCAAGGAGTGGCTTTCtcagaggaagaaaggataCACGCTGGTGCCGAGGACGAAAGTTCCATTTAGGGAGAAAAATGGAACGCAGTGGATGCGCAACGTTCACTCTTTCCGTGTCCCTTCGTTTGTTGAAATTAGTGGGGTATTGGTGGGCATTGCCGACGTACGGTACATTTCATCTGCTGACTTCACCTTCACTGAGACAGTTGCCAAGTACAGTGCTGATGGTGGGGATACTTGGAAGACTAAAGTCATCATTGAGAACAGTCGTGTTAACACTAATTTTTCCCGAGTTGTAGATCCCACAGTCGCTGTCAAGGGAAACAATATATTCGTTCTCGTGGGAAGGTACAACACTTCCAGTAAGTATTGGACGTGGCAACATTACGGCGAAGACTGGGATATACTCATGTACAAGGGTACTGTcatcaaagaggaaaaggacgGTAATGTAACTGCGAGCATTACATTTGAGGCTCCCCAGAACCTGAAGTTTCTCTTAGCAACGGTGCCCTCACCAGGTGGGCACCCCCCATCCCAATTTCTCGGTGGCGtagggaacactgctgtaaCGCCGGACGGTGCCATTGTATTTTCTGTCCAGGTCAAGAATACTTGGAATCAGGTTGTGGGAAAACTTTTGTATTCGACGGATGATGGCAAAACATGGCACTTTTCTGCAGGGGAAACACCGGTCGGTTCAACTGAATCTTCTGCCGTTTGGTGGAAAGATAAACTGCTGGTGAATGCCAGAACAGATGAGCATATAGGTTGCCGCAGGGTATTTGAAACGAGTGACTTAGGGAATACATTAAAGGAATCCATCAGGACTCTTTCCCGAGTAATAGGCAACTCGCCGCTTCGTAACCAGCCTGGTAGTTCAGGAAGTGCTATTTCCATAACTGTGGAGGGCATGGATGTCATGCTAATTTCTCAGCCAAAAAATACGAAGGGACGTTTCTCACGCGACCGCCTCCAGTTATGGTTAACGGACGGTACTCGTGTTTTCATGATCGGACAGATATCTCAAGGTGACGACAACAGTCCATACAGCTCCTTACTGTACACGAGCGATGGCAAACTTTACTGCTTATATGAACAGAACATTGAAGAGGTTTTCACTATTTACCTTGCACGTCTTGTGGATGAGATGAAGATGATTAAATGGGTTGTGTTGTTATGGAAGGCACAGGATACTCTGTTGGTGGGTGACTGCCTTTCATCGGCTGGAGGAACAGGACCTTGTAGGGGGATACCAGTTGGTGGCCTTGCCGGGTTGCTTTCGGGACCCGCAGTTGGACATGTGTGGCCTGACGTGTACAAGTGCGTGTATGCTAGTGTCAGCGGTGCCGTGGCTAACAAAGATGGCGTGGTATTGGGCGGAACCGGTAAGGACCGTGTGGTGTGGCCGGTTGGTGAGCAAGGGCAAGACCAACGGTACTACTTTGCCAACACCCATTTCACAATTGTGGCGACGGTGCAGTTTGGTGTGGTGCCTCAAAGGGACACTCCATTAATTGGGTTTGTGAATGGAGAAAAGAATGCTAATAAAACCTTAATGCTTTCGATCAAGAATAAGAAATGGTTTCTCACGTACGGGAGGATACGCAGCGAAGGTTCTCCGGTGCCGTCAAATTTGGAAGGGTCTCACCAGATTGCACTGACATTGCAAGATGGCTTGGTTACTGCATATGTTGATGGAAAACTAGCGGTTGCGGCGATTAATGTGAGAAAATTCGGTCGTGTCGGCTTTCTAAACATTAGGCGTTTTTTCGTTGGAACTCCAGTGTCTATTAGAACTTCAAGTCACACGACCGTAACCGTACACAATGCACTCCTGTACAACCGAAGGTTGAGCGAAGGGGAACTACAGTTGGTGTTCACCAACAGAGAGGTGATTCGTGCAGCCAACCCGACGACGCCGCCTCCCACGCCTTTTGAGTCTAGTGCTGGGGGCGATGAGCAGTCACACGATAGGGCGGGTTCCACGTTTggtgttccttttctttcaggAGGTTCGATGTATTGTGAAGGGGACGCGTTGGAGCGTGTttacattttatttattattactttatGTGCACTGGCACTTTTTATGTTAGTGTTGGTCTTTCAAAAGCAGTGGGACGGGGATTCTACTATAATCTGA
- a CDS encoding receptor-type adenylate cyclase GRESAG 4, putative, producing the protein MRLIVLFLLSLLMVAPVVCVADNVTVKVYSLLYDPFLPDVYNNGVNAGLHASFAARQWSTASNVNVEVIHPLSYEVPPPELLQSIIEENKNEFFVVVGPLSDSDTLSVLPSLEEEDLVAFAPFTGSDAVRGWSANAYFLHVSPAAELLALLRYAVSQLHLLRIGFMYLQNVHFGDSEYELAVELMSQMGRSLCGVFTLESSFDGEADDAEFTATWELFAGTHPQGVMIFAPQVSDAMRFLMKLVTDNRTNSAYILSPTPHVTNIESAWTLAGATSGVKMFPGQVVLSGVLPLVSDDGFRATRRLRADIKAYALSGTGAVEFDPLAFHGDAAYGGQVMFGWIVGEVLAQALQCSEFLKSRMTFMDSLYNQRRYVIDDIVIGDFGGECEPLAAAYGATCYCNEGGRMIYMMILGDDYLPRPAADGLITFDACDESGVQMLAPLYTLLFSSVNDPFARSVNGAIHRGALFVSGNGHLGKSERLFIHSVPSTSGNVMSDLRKMLDTRAVTSVLGVVDDATLSTPDVVFIDPITLNPRLRHPGRNVIYLSPTLEQQLFVIAGYLASENASTLHAVMRDDATRLIETVVNRTLLSFNRSLDSVVSLDRDAPLNAALPTDGSLLLIGLTASDVGGIAAHLSANRNVRVFIPFFDVALFYDDFIRAFRGLKSAERLIFATNLPHWADHRPSSETIRRFHANRPNASDRTPLALLGFTSASFLDAVAQHIVGVDPQKVLTTIYTHSVISVDDMQYGAFADEDCSRIVGNHTDAVDGCLVNYGATHISLWPLARALNAAVPPLTKPETPSMHYHNLEEDDHPKSVLAGLVAGVLSVVVMLAVLLLVLFQLRGGARDNVNAPKELTGPVTLIFTDIESSTAQWAAHPEMMPDAVATHHRLIRALIMHYRCYEVKTVGDSFMIACHNPFNACQLACCLQRCFLQHTWGTAAFDESYRQIECQRALENEEYAPPTGYLELSVYQKLWCGLRVRVGIHTGLCDIRCDEVTKGYDYYGRTSIIAAQTESIANGGQVLLTHATYMSLKTAEREQLNVTSLGPVPLCGVPEPVVMYQLEAVPGRAFAELRIGHDSGAAGACGTASETGSLVVELSDEAQVVATSLESVLSTFAPAQRRKALMTFCERWRVSLPRNAKEVWDDAFCCDVIRVIAAKACRIAEYEPRSTSNSVTQTPGHSFALPSRVFGSVSLGSQLPLAPPRVCDAVNEAPCPDATSSSNCDNSSESYVIVVEFPEGFGENTSRNGE; encoded by the coding sequence ATGCGGCTTATCGtgctgtttttgctttcgCTGTTGATGGTGGCACCAGTGGTTTGTGTAGCAGATAATGTTACGGTAAAGGTGTATTCCCTGTTGTACGACCCCTTTCTTCCTGATGTCTACAATAATGGAGTGAACGCCGGTCTCCACGCCTCGTTCGCAGCGCGCCAGTGGTCCACCGCGTCGAACGTCAACGTTGAGGTTATCCACCCCTTATCGTACGAGGTCCCGCCCCCTGAGCTCTTGCAGTCCATTATTGAGGAAAACAAGAATGAATtctttgtggttgttggGCCGTTGAGCGATAGTGACACACTGTctgttcttccttctttggaGGAAGAGGATTTGGTTGCCTTCGCTCCTTTTACTGGCTCTGATGCTGTGCGCGGGTGGAGCGCGAACGCTTACTTTTTGCACGTTTCACCAGCAGCGGAGCTACTGGCCTTGCTTCGATATGCAGTTAGTCAGCTCCACCTGTTGCGGATCGGCTTCATGTACCTGCAGAACGTCCACTTTGGAGACAGCGAGTATGAACTGGCCGTGGAGCTAATGTCTCAGATGGGGCGCAGTTTGTGCGGCGTTTTTACCTTGGAGAGTTCCTTTGATGGCGAGGCTGATGATGCCGAGTTCACAGCGACATGGGAGCTATTTGCGGGGACACACCCGCAGGGTGTGATGATTTTTGCACCGCAGGTGTCGGATGCGATGAGGTTTTTGATGAAGTTGGTAACTGACAACCGTACCAACAGTGCATATATTTTGTCACCAACGCCTCATGTGACCAATATAGAAAGTGCTTGGACCTTGGCGGGTGCCACTTCCGGCGTCAAAATGTTTCCTGGACAAGTTGTGCTTTCAGGTGTGCTCCCCCTTGTGTCGGATGACGGGTTCCGTGCAACCCGGCGGCTGCGAGCGGATATTAAAGCGTACGCGCTTTCCGGAACTGGCGCCGTCGAGTTTGACCCTTTAGCCTTCCATGGGGACGCCGCATACGGGGGACAAGTAATGTTTGGCTGGATCGTCGGTGAAGTGTTAGCCCAGGCCTTGCAGTGTAGCGAGTTCTTGAAGAGCAGGATGACATTCATGGACTCGCTATATAATCAGCGCCGCTATGTCATTGATGATATCGTAATCGGtgattttggtggtgagtgtgAGCCGTTGGCGGCTGCGTATGGTGCAACGTGCTATTGCAATGAGGGGGGGCGCATGATATACATGATGATCCTTGGCGACGATTATCTTCCTCGTCCTGCGGCTGACGGATTGATCACATTTGATGCATGTGACGAATCCGGGGTTCAGATGCTCGCTCCGCTTTATACTTTGCTGTTCTCCAGCGTCAACGACCCATTCGCACGGTCCGTTAACGGTGCAATTCACCGCGGAGCCCTCTTTGTATCCGGTAATGGTCATCTAGGTAAATCTGAACGGTTGTTCATACACTCTGTACCCTCAACGTCAGGTAATGTGATGTCGGACCTGAGAAAGATGTTGGACACTAGGGCGGTAACGTCTGTGcttggtgttgtggatgatgCGACACTTTCCACGCCTGACGTCGTGTTTATCGATCCCATTACCCTCAACCCAAGACTTCGTCACCCCGGAAGGAACGTAATCTACCTGTCGCCGACGTTGGAGCAGCAGCTATTCGTGATAGCAGGATATCTTGCTAGTGAGAATGCTTCCACCTTGCACGCAGTTATGCGCGACGATGCGACACGTTTGATTGAAACCGTGGTGAACAGAACGTTGCTGTCGTTTAACAGGTCTTTGGATTCTGTGGTTTCACTGGATAGAGATGCGCCGTTAAATGCTGCACTGCCCACTGATGGCAGTCTGCTGCTAATAGGGCTCACCGCCTCAGACGTCGGTGGTATTGCGGCTCATCTTTCAGCAAACCGCAACGTCCGTGTGTTTATACCGTTCTTTGATGTGGCGTTGTTTTACGATGACTTCATTCGCGCGTTCAGAGGCCTCAAAAGTGCTGAACGCCTAATATTCGCAACGAATCTACCGCACTGGGCGGACCATCGGCCATCGTCAGAGACTATCCGGAGATTTCATGCAAACAGACCGAATGCATCCGACCGGACCCCACTAGCACTTCTGGGCTTTACCTCTGCCAGTTTCCTTGATGCAGTCGCGCAACACATAGTAGGGGTGGACCCCCAAAAGGTGCTTACTACAATTTATACCCATTCTGTCATATCCGTTGACGACATGCAGTACGGCGCGTTTGCGGACGAGGACTGTTCCAGGATTGTTGGCAACCATACCGACGCGGTGGATGGCTGTCTTGTGAACTATGGTGCGACGCACATCTCCCTGTGGCCACTCGCCCGCGCGCTGAATGCGGCCGTACCACCCCTAACAAAGCCTGAGACGCCGTCGATGCACTACCATAACCTTGAAGAGGATGACCATCCGAAGTCGGTACTGGCGGGTTTAGTTGCAGGTGTCCTCAGCGTTGTGGTGATGCTTGCGGTGTTACTGTTGGTTCTTTTCCAACTGCGAGGTGGTGCGCGCGATAACGTCAATGCACCGAAGGAGCTGACGGGCCCAGTTACGCTGATATTCACAGATATCGAAAGCAGTACCGCACAGTGGGCAGCGCACCCAGAGATGATGCCCGATGCCGTCGCGACACATCACCGTCTGATTCGTGCGTTGATTATGCACTACAGGTGCTACGAGGTCAAGACGGTCGGGGACTCATTTATGATTGCATGCCACAACCCATTCAACGCTTGCCAGCTCGCGTGCTGCCTGCAGCGGTGCTTCCTGCAACATACCTGGGGAACTGCTGCATTTGACGAATCCTACCGCCAAATTGAATGTCAGCGGGCCCTTGAGAATGAGGAATACGCCCCACCCACTGGGTACCTCGAGTTGAGTGTATACCAGAAACTCTGGTGTGGGCTGCGTGTGCGCGTTGGGATACACACCGGTCTTTGCGATATTCGGTGTGACGAAGTGACTAAAGGATACGATTACTACGGCCGGACATCGATCATAGCCGCCCAAACAGAGAGCATTGCGAACGGTGGGCAGGTACTGCTAACGCATGCAACTTATATGTCTTTAAAGACGGCGGAGCGTGAGCAACTTAATGTGACGTCGCTCGGTCCCGTTCCGTTGTGTGGTGTGCCAGAGCCTGTGGTAATGTACCAGTTGGAGGCTGTTCCGGGACGCGCCTTCGCAGAACTACGGATTGGACATGATTctggcgctgctggtgcTTGCGGCACTGCCAGTGAGACAGGTTCATTGGTTGTCGAGCTAAGCGATGAAGCGCAGGTTGTTGCCACATCATTGGAGAGTGTGCTTAGCACCTTCGCACCCGCACAGCGGCGGAAGGCACTGATGACTTTCTGCGAGCGATGGCGTGTTTCGTTACCGCGGAATGCAAAGGAGGTGTGGGATGACGCCTTCTGCTGCGATGTCATACGTGTCATTGCAGCGAAGGCTTGCCGTATTGCCGAATATGAACCGAGGAGTACCAGCAATAGTGTAACTCAGACTCCGGGGCATTCTTTTGCCTTGCCATCTCGTGTGTTTGGGAGTGTGTCGCTCGGTTCGCAGCTTCCCTTAGCACCGCCTCGCGTGTGTGATGCCGTAAACGAGGCGCCGTGCCCGGACGCAACCTCTTCTAGCAACTGTGACAATTCGTCAGAGTCGTACGTCATAGTTGTCGAGTTCCCTGAGGGATTCGGGGAGAATACGTCAAGGAATGGGGAGTGA